A part of Aegilops tauschii subsp. strangulata cultivar AL8/78 chromosome 2, Aet v6.0, whole genome shotgun sequence genomic DNA contains:
- the LOC141041071 gene encoding uncharacterized protein: MTKLGLEAKDLEPTQTIFHGIVPDLSCSPVGRIWLDVLFSDSNHFRREPLWFDVVDLSSAYLALLVRPALAKFMAVPHYAYLKMKLPGPKGLITITGDYRKSLECARDGARLVESLVIAKEQRNARPNRRTGQRDTGRADSGQGAGR, from the coding sequence atgaccaagctcggcctcgAGGCCAAAGACTTGGAGCCGACCCAGACGATTTTCCACGGCATCGTACCCGACCTCTCCTGCTCCCCGGTCGGCCGGATCTGGCTCGACGTCCTGTTCAGCGATAGCAACCACTTCCGACGCGAGCCACTCTGGTTCGACGTGGTGGACCTGTCTAGCGCGTATCTTGCGCTGCTGGTCCGGCCCGcactcgccaagttcatggcagtcccCCACTACGCCTATTTGAAGATGAAGCTGCCGGGTCCGAAGGGCCTCATCACCATCACTGGCGACTACCGCAAGTCCCTGGAGTGTGCCCGAGATGGCGCGAGACTGGTCGAGTCATTGGTCATAGCCAAGGAGCAGCGCAATGCTCGACCGAATCGTCGCACTGGCCAACGAGACACCGGCCGTGCCGACTCCGGCCAAGGAGCCGGCCGATGA